DNA sequence from the Gopherus evgoodei ecotype Sinaloan lineage unplaced genomic scaffold, rGopEvg1_v1.p scaffold_31_arrow_ctg1, whole genome shotgun sequence genome:
GCAGAGCAGAACAGAGGGAGAACCCAGGCTCAGCAGTGCAGTCGAGACACGACACAATGAGCAAAGAAGGGGACTGAGCCTCCCAGCCGGGGTAAAACCGTCGCCTTTCTAATGACCTTGACCACAGCTCGCTTTCAAGCTGGTTGTGAACTAGGTGTAGCCTCGGCGCCTCTTCCTTCTGTCGGTCAACCCCAACTCCCACACGCTGTGTTATAAATATTATACAAGCACAGAGGTGGGTTCCTGCTCCCAACCTAGAGATAACATCAGATTTAATAACTAAAACCCTGACAACCTCAAAACCCTTAGAATTAGAAACCTTTTGATGGGAAGTTGTGGAGGGGGGGTGTATGAATTTCAgctaaaaaatgaaaatgcttcagatgaaaagaaaaaatagaagtTGAAAAGGGGCTTAAAACTGGCTCCATTTTGGCTACAAACAGCTACTAAGTGAACAATTATTGGCCTAAACGTGAATCATTTTCCAACCAAATCCCAAAATCTTTTGACCTCAAACTCTGAAAACACAAACTCTTGTCAGCAAAAATGGCCGCGGGCATTACGGGGAGGGACGGGAGCAGGATTAGAGAAATTAATTCCCCCACGATGCAAATGACATGAACCCCCTGGCCAGCCACTGCTGCtctccggccgcccagctctgaaattCGGTGCTGCTCACGGTAGACTGCGTTATTTGGAAACAAGTAGAAAAACCAATGAATTAGAGGAATGAGTGAAAGCAACTCCCCTGGGAAGACTTGGAGTGGCAATGTGGGGTAACAGATAAAGCATGAGACTTtgtggcaggactcctgggttctgttcctggagCCATGTAGATCAAGGGCAGGACCCTTGGGTCCCACTCCGTCTCCTTGGTGAAGTGGGATTCAGGGGTGAGGGAAGTGGGGGTGAgaaccaggatgcctgggttctatagAGTGGACAGTGGGGCACAGTGGACTAGGATTGGGAGGACCTTGGAAATCTGGTTTCCATAAGGAGGTGGGGGTCTAATAGATTAATGCAGGACGAAGGGGGCCTtcaggtcaggactcctgggttccattgaGAAGTGATGGAGGGGGCTAATAGTTAAAACTGGTTGTCAGGACTCCTgacttctctccccagctctgggaggggagtgggttctGGTAGGTTagtgcagaaggactggaaaccaggactcctaggttcgggttctcttcccagctccaccaatCACCCCTGTGTCCTTGGGAAAGTCACAGAGCCTGTCTCTCCTTTTCATTTTATACATTATAACAATATTGCCAGCCTCCAGCGGATCTCATAATAACCTTTGCCAAGTTCTTGGTACATTGCTGTGCTGGGCATGGGGACGGCTAAAACTCTGCGGGTGTTTTTGGTCCTTTCCCCATGTTTGGTCCACTGACACTCACGTTAAGCCCTGTTTAAATGCAGAGCAGAACAGGGGGACCTGGGCATGAAGAAGAACCAGGGCCGTGCAAAGCAGTTGAGATTCTATCAGGCTGGCACCTGGcaaaatcattccaggggtttcCATCACCTTCCTAATGACCTTGGCAACAGCTCTGGTTTCAAGCCAGCTGCAAATTGGGTGTAGCCTCTGGTTCTCTTCCTTCTATCGGTCACCCAAACTCTCTTACCCTGTGTCATAAATGTTATGACAGAGTAGAACTGGATTCCCACCCCTAACCCATAGGAAACgtcagatttcatttaaaaaacaaccaccaccttgAAAAGCTCAAAAATCTGGGAGTCATAAAACTTTTGGTGGGaagttgcagggggagggggatgattTCAGCCAAAACATGAAAATTGTTCAGATGAAAATAAGAAATAACATGGGGTGGAAAGGGCTTAAAACTGGAGACTTTTTGGCTACAAACTGCTACTAAGTGAGCAATTATTGGCCCAAAGTGATTCATTTTCAACCTAAACCCCAACATATTCTGTAAATTGGGTGTGGCCTGTTTCTCTTCCTTCTATCGGTCACCCATACTCTCTCACACAGTGTCATAAATATTATGCAAGAGTAGAACTGGATTCCCCCAACCCAGAAGAAATgtcagatttaatttaaaaaaacaaaacaaaaccttgaaAAGCTCAAAAATCTGAGAGTCATAAAAGTTTTGGTGGgaagttgtggggggaggggggattattTCAGCCTGGGTGAGAACTGAATTGCCATAATCCAGCCCCATGTGAGACTTTAGGCCCAAACCTTTGCTGGCAGAATAAATATTTGGGGATCCCACTTCTAGCACCAATGCCTCTCCTGCAGAGCATTGTCATTGCCTCATTGTCCTTCCAattgggggaagggcagggttagagcgggggggggggtgtaaaacCACTGTCATAAGGCACCAGATTCCAACCCACAAGATGGGCGCATGGGGTGGCTGTGGGAATGCACTCAAGGGAATTCTGGGTAGGGAAAATGAACCACACCTGGTGACCACTGTGCATCCTTGCCGCTGCTATGGGATTGTTCCAAAGGGGTATCTCTTCTTGGTGGAAGCTGCCAGCCAAACTAGGAAAGACCTGACAAACAGCCTTTGATATTTATACAGCCATGCCTTGGATTCAGACCAACAAATGTAGGGTGTGGAAGAGAGTGTCTAAATCAGCTGggcagtcagggctcctgggttcttctcctgcctccaggaggggtgtggggtaatGAGTTAAAGGAAAAGGAGCCAGGAGGCCTGGTTTCTATTCATGGCACCAagatgggagtggggtctagcagtTGGGGAAAtgaagtcagaactcctgggttctgtccttagccctgggagcggagtggggtctagtgggttagagtggggaatctgggagccagaactccaggGTTCTGTCCCTAGATCTGGGAacggagtgggatctagtgggttagggtggggggtctgggagccaggactcctgggttctgtccctagatctgggagtgggatctagtgggttagagtaGGGGCTCTTGAGTAACCAGTGAGATAATagagaagctgttttatgctggcttggtaaatctaagtgtTGGAATATCCAtcagctttatggggattgtctgtgTGACCCTGCACCCCATaaagctttatggaaatatgcttatgaatgtacatacgacataactggaatatgttttatgctacatatgccatgtaacatatctctgcaaaggttatgatccaCTGAatctattcctcctatttgtatgcacgtGTCATTTGTgtgtttgaagttatgaatattggctgtgtactggtttcattttaagtagccttagtaaagcatttaggcagcttcttgagaaagggattggcaagttaagtgcccaatcaagaaacacttaagctaaTAATGAACTTGAAGATGCCAGTCCACATcggagctttcccaggaatgtggcctggctggtaaggaactcagtcatgtaTAGACATGTGACATGCCCATGcaactccaaaactccatcttggagctggattttGCATAAGAGAGAGGagaggtctccacccacaagggaaagtctatttaagcccctgggggactcctccattttgtcttcagctggctaaagggaGAGCCTTTCCACCCCCAAGGTTACCTGAAAGAGACTGGAAcgaaggacagtaaccacaggggtgggagtgattgctggacccagactagaaggaggctagtctgtaaaagaagcttcctggaacatctctcagggtgagatttcatcGGTAATCACatgtgtgttttcttttcttttctttggtaaaataaaaaaataaaagtatatgGCGCTATACCTATCTcctgaactggaagggaccctggaaggtcactgagtccagccccctgccttcactagcagcaccaagtactgatttgccccagatccctaaggggCCCCCTCAAaggctgagctcacaaccctggggttagcaagCCAATCACTCAAACCACTGGCCTATCCCTCCCGCCTAATTCACttggttctgtctgttactacttcgaaccatttaaatcctacttctcctatttaacaaaatcactttttacgtattaattaacccagagtaagtaattaatacctaggggagcaaacagctgtgcatctctctctatcaatgttatagagggttGTAAGCTGGCGGCGtcggggctcatccctctcaggcgtggcagggagccagggcgcctccttacacacagcagtccgggtaggcctaacccctcagcagacgttgagggaataaagggtctgcaaacgacgtgtatcagcccaggcccttgggcagggcggggcagtaagcagtgcaggctcaggcctccagcaggctgagcaaacacagtatatcgTACGTCCAcccagaaggcctcctcaggccagggagagggggtgtctgccacccttgggggggtggcagggggaccgcaggccctcccactccactgcgttccagcccggggccctggcagcGGCCAAGACatgctgcggtcagtggggatcctggccgcaacacactgacatgggttcaggctcttccggagccaaacccgggtcggctacccccgggccacttccgacctccacctctctgggtacctgtctctcgccagcttcgtctggggggtcccagaccataagctcctccgggtaccggtcgtagggaagctcaggccgctcctcgggataccgAGCGCAAGGcaggtccggccggcgctccaccaggtagcgggcgcggggcgggtccggccggcgctcctccgggtggcgggcgcggggcgggtccggccggcgctcctccgggtagcgggcgcggggcgggtccggccggcgctcctccgggtagcgggcgcggggcgggtccggccggcgctcctccgggtagcgggcgcggggcgggtccggccggcgctcctccgggtagcgggcgcggggcgggtccggccggcgctcctccgggtagcgggcgcggggcgggtccggccggcgctcctccgggtagcgggcgcggggcgggtccggccggcgctcctccgggtagcgggcgcggggcgggtccggccggcgctcctccgggtagcgggcgcggggcgggtccggccggcgctcctccgggtagcgggcgcggggcgggtccggccggcgctcctccgggtagcgggcgcggggcgggtccggccggcgctcctccgggtagcgggcgcggggcgggtccggccggcgctcctccgggtagtgagcgcggggcgggtccggccggcgttcctccgggtaatgggcgtggggcaggtccgtccagcgctcctccggataccgagcgtgaggcaggtccggccagcgctcctccgggtagtgagcacagggtaagctgggcccagcaggagctcgggctgtagcatctgtcctctccggcagccggcCACCAACTGAGCGcttgggccgggcttttatacttcctgtcccgccccttgacttccggggggcgggtaCAGGCGGCGGTGGCTCCACCCACTGAGGCatctgctctggctcgtccctctcaggctcgcggggagccagggcgcctccttacaagggtgaacaatttatgagtttatcctgtataagctttatacagggtaaaatggatttatttggggtttggcccccactgggagttgggcatctgaatgttagagacaggagcacttcttaagctgctttcagttaagcctgcagtcgttgggggacgtggttcagacctggggctGTGTTACAGCAGGCTAGCGGGTCCGGCTCAATCCAGGCAGGGCATTGAAGctccaagctggcagggaaaacagactcCGAGGTCGTCAAAGCACATTAGGTGGCAattcccaaaggggtttctgtgattcagcCCATCACAGTCTGCCCCATTCtctgcagttcaccctaactgagtgaccgCAGCTGGCCCCCACTGGGACCCCGGTCACAGTCAAGGAGACATGTGCATTGATCCACTTGCCGGTAGTGGTAGCTGGCTGGGATTCACTGATATTGGGCCACATAAACACAGAGATTCCCTGGGAGCCTCCGAAGAGATTATTAGTCTTACAGACACTCCATGTACAGCAGCCTCTGGCTGAGGAATGAGCCACTGGGAAATTTTCAAGCAGATCTAttagaaatttattattttttttaattaaaactgaaattttcacctAATACCATGACTCCTGGAGCAGGGTCTCTAAGCCAGGCACCAAATATCAATAGTTTTGGCAACACTGTCTTTGCACTTGGCTCTTGGCTGTTGCTCTTTCTCTTGATATTATCTGCAGGTTGGTCTCTCCCAGAGTCTTGCTCGCTGCTCCTCCTGGCTTCCTGCCTCCTATGCACGGCAGCTGCAGCCCATCTACTAGTGCCTGGGTTCCCCTCAGCCCACGGGGCTCAGCTCTGAGCAGCCATGTGCCTTGGGTGGTCACCTCCATTTTCCTAGCTCTTTCTGCTATTTACAGGGGCTTAATTGCTCCATGCTCTGAGCCTGAAGGCAGGTGCTTGCCACAGCCATCGGCTCTCATGAGGTCTGGGGTTGTCTGTGCATTCAAGAGTCACCCATTGGCAGCCCTTAGCAACCTTCAGCATAACAACACGTAAACAGTGAATAGGGGGAACTCCAGAATATCGTTAGGGCAGGCGAGGCGTCACCAGCTGGCGCTGTTACACTTAGCCTGGGCAGGACTTTTTTCTAATTGTGCGAGCAAGTTTTGACTCGCAGGGAGATGTGCTGGGGTTCTGCTGGTTCTGGGGTGGGAGAATTGTGCAAGGGTTTTGTGTGGAGGGAGGTGTGCAAACAGCAGGTGCATTTGTTGTGCCCTGCAGCCTCTGATTGGAGTCAGTTCTGGAGGCAGAGTTGCTCCCTGAAGCCCTGGTGTTTGGCAGAGACACACGAAAGCAGAGCAGACACGGTCAGCTCTGGTACACACAAACACACGTGCATGCACGGACACTCTTGGGTGATTGCATCTCTGATTGTGCTTTATTCAGAGCAGTTTGAAACGCACAGGGGGACTCGGACCATTTCTGGAGTctctggggagctgagagccaggactcctgggttctctccctgactctgggaggcgagtggggtctagtggttagagcagggggggggctGAAAGTCAGGAGTCTAGGGTTCTGTTCCCTCCCAGGGATCTTTGAAAGGCTGGAGGAGAAGCTGTGAGGGGATATTAATAATACACAGCACTTTGCTCCAAACTCCAGTGGAATTAGCAGAGAGTCTCCTCTTGGCTGCATGGGACTCTGTCTCAAGCCCCTGCCAATCCAGGGATCCCAAAGACCTTTGCAAGGGAAGCTCACCAATGTTATACCACTTAcagaggggggaaactgaggcacagtcagGCATGGGGAAGGGCAGAGCACTTTGGTTATACTGAGACACCAATGGCAGCCAGTCACGCAGATGGGGCATCAGCAGAGGAATAGCCCCAGAagggcagggaggaaaagggggacATGGGGGATGATGATGCTCAGGGTGAAGggaccccagcccagagtccggGAGGTGCTGCTGGTCTGTGCTTTGGGTGCTGGGCTGCACTGTGTTTTGGTCAGTTTGTAGGTGAACACCCCCGATTCCAGTGTCTTGATTTCACAGGCCGCCTGGGTAGCGCAGCCCCGGGCTGCAAACGGGATCGCGACACCATCTGTGTGGGGAAACCAGAGCAGATCAGAGGCGGCACGGCCTACCCCCCTTCTGTGACGCTATGATCGGGCCCCAGCTGGTTCTCCAGGGACCTTGTCTCCAAGCCCTAGCGGCCTTGGGATAGCTCCTGGCCCAGTTTATATATTCTCAGGCCAGGAAGGACCCTGTGATCAGCGAATGTGGCGTCTTGCGTAGCGTAGGGCCCCGGCCTTTAAAGCCAGGTTTTCCATGCCTTggctcattctcatggctcttctctgaccccccgACCACGGCTCCTATTTACCATCACGCTCCGACACCAGCACTggccacaggattccagcagcagtggaACAGGTATCAAGCACGGAGGTAAAATAAACCTCGGGGGGTTGGGGGAACCCCACTCTTCTTCCAGCGTGGTCCTCAAGATGCACCCACATTTCTTGGCAAGATGCCCAGGCCTGTGAATCGTTATCACTGGCCTAGCAAAGGGAGGTCCTGCACGCTGTATGACAGCCTCTCTGCTATGGCAAAAGGGGCCATACAGAGCCCCTGGCCTGGGGGTACCCAGGTATGGGGGGCACATGGAGTAAGGAGGAGTTGCAGGGAGTTCCTGAGGCACAGGGGGCTCTTAGAGGGTGCAGTGTGCTCATTTTACAGAAGTAATGACCCTCCGGGCAGATGTTTCACCTAGTCGGACAAGCGTGTGGTCCGTTTTTTTCATGCAGTATCTTTCTAGGGCAGCTGTGGCAAGTAGCAGAAGCAATTGCTCTCTGCATAAATCTCTGACTTCAAAAATATTCCCTGAGAGCCCCTTGAGTTTGAACAGAGATTAAGGGAACAGCCTGCATGCCATTTGCacccacctctgttccaggactagTGGAAACAGTGTAAACAAGCAAGCTGCCCTGAGGAAATACTAGACTTTGCCCCACAGATTTCTTCCCCAGTGGGAAACTGACCTACAAGGCCCCAGaattctgctgctgctctgcaaaGGGAGTaaaatatttttccccttttgaCCAGAGCGGATCACCAAAAATATGCAAAGGGACACCAAGTCTTGCTGGAATctccaggggggctgggagccaggactcctgggttctatccctggctccagATGGGGAATgagatctagtggttagagcggggggggggctgagagccaggacatgtgggtctaatggttagagagaGCTGGTAACcaagacacctgggttctatccctggctgtgggggaagAGTGAGGTGCAGTGAGTTAGAGTGagggagtgggagccaggacacctgggttctatccctggctcggGGAAGGCTGtggtgtctaatggttagagcgggAGCGCTCAGAGCCAGGGCACAGCCTGATCATGCAGCTCTTTGTTTTGAGCGATGGCCTCTATTGTTTCAGCTGTTGCTAATCAAAGGGGCGCTTCCCAGCTCAGACGGCGCAGACGAGCCCCGGGAcacctcccagctccccaggggtTTAACGCACCCCAGAGCGAAGGAAGCCACACCTTGCGCCAGCGTCCCGACAACGACAGCACATTGGTTTGCCCCTCCCATGCAGCGCAGGTTCCCATCACTTTCGCAGCTCTCAGAGCCCGGGGCATAGCAGGCCGGGCACTGCAGCCCGTTGTGGACACTGCTGATAGCCATCCCTGAAAGGCAGCCAGGGAAAGAAAGTTTTGATCCAAGAAGAAACCGCGGCAGGAGAACATAGGGCAGGCAGGACCCTCCCGGGCCATCAACCTGGCACGTCGTCCCACTCAGCCAGCTAGCTCGGTTATTtggccccactcctccagcgGGCAGCTgtcctgccacccctcccctctgGCCACTAGAAACATCCTGACTTGCAGCCTCGGTCACTTCCTGGCCAGTGTGTTCCCATGCCCGCGTCTTCCACCAACTTCAATCGCTCTTCTCCCTTGGGGCTGCTTCCCCCCGTTGTGTTCTGGGACACACGCCGGACCAGTCAGGGCTTGCGCCCCCCTTGCTCCGCACGCGTTTGCTCCTTTCAAGAGACAAAACACAGCAGTTTCCAGGGGCTTCAACCCACCTTGGTGGAAGGACCCATCTCGCTCCGCATGCAGGAGCTCTGGCCCACTGGGGCCTGTCCAGCGACGGAGGCCGAGATGGATTCTTCAACCAAAGGGATTGAAGAAAAGGGTCAGTAAGAAATGGACCTCAACCCAAAGCAGTGGCTGGTTGAGTCTGAGCCATTCAAACATGTCTTTTTACCTCAGTTTCTTTGTAACCCTCCCTAACTCCAGTCTTGTTACTTGTCCGCGTTGCGTAGGCCCTCTTGTTAAGAAACCGGTTTGACTTTTCACCTAAATCAGTGGCTTGCAACCTTCATCTGTTTGCGGGGCCCTAAAGAATTCTGAATGGAGGTGCGACCTCCTCTGGGCATCTCAGGATAAAAACCACTGATCTCAGCCAACTCAATGCTGTGTTTGAACAGAGGCGATGGCTAACTGCCAGTACCGTGGCAAGCTGCTGGGTCTCTTTCAAGGAGCAAACAAACCAGATTGTGCCTCTGACAAGGGGGCGTGGGTTGGAGTCACCTCTGCAAGCAGCAGCCATGGAGGGAAGGTACCAGGGGCAGAGCGCTGgacccctgctgcccagcccacAAATGCTCAGGGGACCGCAGGCTGCAGGTATCCGGGCTGTAAGCTGCAGAAGTAGGACACTTTAGGGAACCCATGGtcacagggcaggcagtgacccctcactggtctggttTGCACCTCAGAAGATGCCCCCTGAGAGCAATGAGGTCTCCTCTCAGCCTGCATTatcccaggctaaacaaacccagcTCTCCCAGTCCCCTCTCAGAAATCCGGCTCCCCATGTCTCTGATCAGCCCAGTAGCCCTGCTCTGCACCTGgcccagtttgaattcatttgcCTTGAAGGTGGGGGACCACTGCTGGACACAGTGTGCAAGGAAAGTTCTTACCAGGACAAAGGCATGAAAACGTCCCTCTCTCCCCTGGACATGTCTCATCCACATTTGCTTCCCATGACAAATGACTTCCCCCCAAGCCACCTGCTTGCCCCAGGGTCCTCGGAAATCTCCTGGCTTTTCCCCAAGGCCGGGAATAGCAGCTCCTTGGAGGTTTGGGGTTCGAGCCGGCGGCTTCCCCACGCCCACGAATCAGACCCGCGCCAGAGATACGTACTGGAGGGCGTGGACTCGGCACTGCAGTCGCCGCTCTTGCAAATTTCTGACCGGATCTCCACAGCCACCTTGTCCCCAAAGTAAAAAGCCAGGAAACCCGTGAGGCTCTGGCGGGAGTCAGCGCAGGACTGGTACATGCCTGAATTCTCCGCACCTGTTGGAAAGGCAGCGAAGCGAGAAGGGGACGTCTTGTGTCGGTTACACTGACGGAGCCACTGCAGCTGCATGGCCCCCATTAAATATTGGCATGAGCAGATCCTCAGAGGTGGGTCTCCCACAGCCAGGTGAGTGCGCTAACCCCGGGCCATACAGCCAATTtctccccagcccagggaccatTCCGCTAGCTGCCCCAGTCTGAGCAGCTCCCAGAACAGAGACCAGACAGGCCTGGGGGTCTCCCTTGTTTCTTTCCAAACGAGAAATGCCTGGCCTGACTTGGGCACCCCGCTCCAGGGGAGACGTCATCCCAGGCAGAGAGAGGGGCCTCCTGCCCAAGGCCCCGACCTAGGAGAGTTGGGCACCTCAGGGGATTGGGCCCTGAATCTCAGCTGTTCCCTCTACATCTTCTTCCTTGGCTCCTCGCTCAGCAGGATGGCCCCAAGAGCGGTCTTTCCAAGgtgttcccctcttccccccatcaCCTTATAACCATCAGCAGCCATCTCTGTAGGGCCGCAGGGCTGGAAGCAGTGGGGGGGGTTGTCCCTGCTAGGCTCAATTCCGGGGTCCTGACTGGCGTTGCCCCCCCCGAACCACGGGGGGGTGGCATCATCCCACTGGGGGGGCTGCCATCCCTGGGCCATGACGCTGAGTGGGGCAGGCACTTCCCTTTGGCTGTCATATCGTCCCTGGGAACAAGAAACAGTCCCAGGCCTGGGGGGCTCCTCGCTGCTGGGGTCTCCCTGCGATCACCCAGTGAGCCCCCCCATGCCGCCgccagttggaagggacctcatccaGCCCAGCCTCTGGTGCTGAGGGCGGACCAAGGCAACCTAGACTAGCCCTTACTGGTGTTCATCCAGCCTGGTCGAGGAACCTCTGCTGACGGGGACCCCACGACCACC
Encoded proteins:
- the LOC115640536 gene encoding phospholipase A2 inhibitor and Ly6/PLAUR domain-containing protein-like, producing the protein MTKMLATLCVLSALQVTVAAQNETGMPLACFYCKSGQSCHTIPQTCFSPQDSCIIVQEHNTLGAENSGMYQSCADSRQSLTGFLAFYFGDKVAVEIRSEICKSGDCSAESTPSRMAISSVHNGLQCPACYAPGSESCESDGNLRCMGGANQCAVVVGTLAQDGVAIPFAARGCATQAACEIKTLESGVFTYKLTKTQCSPAPKAQTSSTSRTLGWGPFTLSIIIPHVPLFLPALLGLFLC